One part of the Streptomyces lienomycini genome encodes these proteins:
- a CDS encoding NAD(P)/FAD-dependent oxidoreductase, which translates to MAPGAMSRGNDWTKSLSDAQPVPYWLDDPGRPRPEAALTGAATCDLLVVGGGYSGLWTALIAKERDPGRDVVLIEGREVGWAASGRNGGFCAASLTHGLSNGLTRWPDEIHQLEELGARNLDAIEDAVARHGLDCDFERTGEIDVATEPYQARELKDWYAEIRAKGLAEGIEYLDADAVRAQVDSPTFRAGLWDRRGVAMVNPAKLVWGLKRACLALGVRVYEHTPALTLKPYGAGMAVRTPYGGVRARTVALGTNVFPNLVRRVRSYTVPVYDYALMTEPLSAGQLASIGWHNRQGLGDSANQFHYFRLTRDNRVLWGGYDAVYPYGGRVRAEYDDRPETYAKLARHFFTCFPQLEGVRFTHAWGGAIDTCSRFSAFFGTAHRGKVAYAAGYTGLGVGATRFGAEVMLDLLAGERTERTGLEMVRRKPLPFPPEPFAWTGIALTKWSLARADTHDGRRNLWLRTMDRLGLGFDS; encoded by the coding sequence ATGGCCCCTGGCGCCATGAGCCGCGGCAACGACTGGACGAAATCCCTTTCCGACGCCCAGCCCGTCCCGTACTGGCTGGACGACCCCGGCCGGCCCCGCCCCGAGGCCGCCCTCACCGGCGCCGCGACCTGCGACCTGCTGGTCGTCGGCGGCGGCTACAGCGGGCTGTGGACCGCACTGATCGCCAAGGAGCGCGACCCGGGCCGGGACGTCGTGCTGATCGAGGGCCGCGAGGTGGGCTGGGCCGCGTCCGGCCGCAACGGCGGCTTCTGCGCCGCCTCCCTCACCCACGGCCTGTCCAACGGCCTCACCCGCTGGCCGGACGAGATCCACCAACTGGAGGAACTGGGCGCCCGCAACCTCGACGCCATCGAGGACGCGGTCGCCCGCCACGGCCTGGACTGCGACTTCGAGCGCACCGGCGAGATCGACGTCGCCACCGAGCCCTACCAGGCCCGGGAGCTGAAGGACTGGTACGCGGAGATCCGCGCCAAGGGCCTCGCCGAGGGCATCGAGTACCTGGACGCCGACGCCGTGCGCGCACAGGTCGACTCACCGACCTTCCGGGCGGGCCTCTGGGACCGGCGGGGCGTGGCGATGGTCAACCCCGCCAAGCTGGTCTGGGGCCTCAAGCGCGCCTGCCTCGCGCTCGGAGTCCGCGTCTACGAGCACACCCCGGCGCTCACCCTGAAGCCGTACGGCGCAGGCATGGCCGTACGCACCCCGTACGGCGGGGTCCGCGCCCGCACGGTCGCGCTCGGCACCAACGTCTTCCCGAACCTGGTCCGCAGGGTGCGCTCGTACACCGTCCCCGTCTACGACTACGCCCTGATGACCGAACCGCTCAGCGCCGGGCAGCTGGCCTCGATCGGCTGGCACAACCGGCAGGGGCTCGGGGACAGCGCCAACCAGTTCCACTACTTCCGCCTCACCCGCGACAACCGCGTCCTGTGGGGCGGCTACGACGCCGTCTACCCGTACGGCGGCCGGGTGCGCGCCGAGTACGACGACCGCCCCGAGACCTACGCCAAGCTCGCCAGGCACTTCTTCACCTGCTTCCCGCAACTGGAGGGCGTCCGCTTCACCCACGCCTGGGGCGGCGCCATCGACACCTGCTCGCGCTTCTCCGCGTTCTTCGGCACCGCCCACCGGGGCAAGGTGGCGTACGCGGCCGGGTACACCGGCCTCGGTGTGGGCGCGACCCGGTTCGGCGCCGAGGTGATGCTCGACCTGCTGGCGGGGGAGCGGACCGAACGCACCGGGCTGGAGATGGTCCGCCGGAAGCCGCTGCCGTTCCCGCCCGAGCCCTTCGCCTGGACCGGCATCGCGCTCACCAAGTGGTCGCTGGCCCGCGCGGACACGCACGACGGCCGGCGCAACCTGTGGCTGCGCACGATGGACCGGCTGGGGCTCGGCTTCGACAGCTGA
- a CDS encoding chitinase — translation MERARVQRARPLARRPLVTLLTAAALAASGLTALTSAARAADADLARNGGFESALDGWTCTAGTTVTSPVHSGAAALKATPAGADNARCSQTVSVKPDSQYTLSGYVRGTYVYLGASGTGTTDVSTWAQSAPDWQQLTTTFRTGPSTTKVTIYTHGWYGTGAYHADDISLTGPGGETQQPPAVPGGLKTGSVTSSSVALSWSPVPGATGYAVYRDGARVSTVTGTSTTVSGLTPSTAYSFQVTAVNDAGESARSATVTATTAQRPDDGGGSSDLPAHALVGYLHASFANGSGYTRMADVPDSWDVIDLAFGEPTSVTSGDIRFERCPVAECPNVESDAEFKAAIKAKQAAGKKVLISIGGQNGQVQLTSTAARDTFVSSVSAIIDEYGLDGLDIDFEGHSLSLNADDTDFKNPKTPVVVNLISAVKTLKAKYGDRFVLTMAPETFFVQLGYQYYGTGKWGGQDPRAGAYLPVIHALRDDLTLLHVQDYNSGSIMGLDNQYHSMGGADFHIAMTDMLLTGFPVAGDANNVFPPLRPDQVAIGMPASTQAGNGHVSTAEVTKALNCLTKKTDCGSYATHGTWPDLRGLMTWSINWDRYSNWEFQKNFDAYFG, via the coding sequence GTGGAACGCGCACGCGTACAACGCGCCAGACCTCTCGCCCGCCGCCCCCTCGTCACCCTGCTCACGGCCGCGGCCCTCGCCGCGTCCGGCCTGACCGCGCTCACGTCGGCCGCCCGTGCGGCCGACGCGGACCTCGCCCGCAACGGCGGCTTCGAATCCGCCCTCGACGGCTGGACCTGTACCGCGGGCACGACCGTGACCTCGCCCGTGCACAGCGGTGCGGCGGCCCTGAAAGCCACCCCGGCGGGCGCCGACAACGCCCGCTGCTCGCAGACGGTGTCCGTCAAACCGGACTCCCAGTACACGCTCTCCGGATACGTCCGGGGCACCTACGTCTACCTCGGGGCGAGCGGCACCGGTACCACCGACGTCTCCACCTGGGCCCAGTCCGCCCCCGACTGGCAGCAGCTCACGACCACCTTCCGCACCGGCCCGTCGACCACCAAGGTCACGATCTACACCCACGGCTGGTACGGCACCGGCGCCTACCACGCCGACGACATCTCCCTCACCGGCCCCGGCGGGGAGACGCAGCAGCCCCCGGCGGTCCCCGGCGGCCTGAAGACCGGCTCGGTGACCTCCTCCAGCGTCGCCCTGTCCTGGTCACCGGTGCCGGGCGCGACGGGCTACGCCGTCTACCGCGACGGCGCCAGGGTCAGCACGGTCACCGGCACCTCCACCACCGTGTCCGGCCTGACCCCGTCGACGGCGTACTCCTTCCAGGTCACCGCGGTCAACGACGCGGGCGAGTCCGCGCGTTCGGCCACGGTCACGGCGACCACCGCCCAGCGCCCGGACGACGGCGGCGGCTCCTCCGACCTCCCCGCCCACGCCCTGGTCGGCTACCTCCACGCCAGCTTCGCCAACGGCTCCGGCTACACCCGCATGGCCGACGTGCCCGACAGCTGGGACGTCATCGACCTCGCCTTCGGCGAGCCCACCTCGGTCACCTCCGGCGACATCCGCTTCGAGCGCTGCCCGGTCGCCGAGTGCCCGAACGTGGAGAGCGACGCCGAGTTCAAGGCGGCGATCAAGGCCAAGCAGGCGGCCGGCAAGAAGGTGCTGATCTCCATCGGCGGCCAGAACGGCCAGGTGCAGCTCACCAGCACCGCCGCCCGCGACACGTTCGTCTCCTCCGTCTCCGCGATCATCGACGAGTACGGCCTGGACGGCCTCGACATCGACTTCGAGGGCCACTCCCTCTCCCTGAACGCCGACGACACGGACTTCAAGAACCCGAAGACCCCCGTCGTCGTCAACCTCATCTCGGCCGTGAAGACCCTGAAGGCCAAGTACGGCGACCGCTTCGTGCTGACCATGGCGCCCGAGACCTTCTTCGTCCAGCTCGGCTACCAGTACTACGGCACCGGCAAGTGGGGCGGCCAGGACCCGCGGGCCGGGGCCTACCTGCCCGTGATCCACGCCCTGCGCGACGACCTGACCCTGCTGCACGTCCAGGACTACAACTCGGGCTCGATCATGGGCCTCGACAACCAGTACCACTCCATGGGCGGCGCCGACTTCCACATCGCCATGACCGACATGCTGCTCACCGGCTTCCCGGTCGCGGGCGACGCGAACAACGTCTTCCCGCCGCTGCGCCCGGACCAGGTCGCGATCGGCATGCCGGCCTCCACCCAGGCGGGCAACGGCCACGTCTCCACGGCCGAGGTCACCAAGGCCCTGAACTGCCTGACCAAGAAGACCGACTGCGGCTCGTACGCCACCCACGGCACCTGGCCGGACCTGCGCGGCCTGATGACGTGGTCGATCAACTGGGACCGTTACTCGAACTGGGAGTTCCAGAAGAACTTCGACGCGTACTTCGGCTGA
- a CDS encoding phosphatase PAP2 family protein yields the protein MPVSALPRALSALVGLPVLLFALITWQVLVDGPLVGVDERVSRGLVHPDRFSELLADLGNVPVAVPVLVVALAYAAWHGRARGADRWWLPPLAGAVAMMLVPALVAPLKEWTDRPGTPAVPPAVGYYPSGHTATAVVAYGAATLLLLGTLRSPAVRRALVALCAVLVLGTSYGLVRRGYHWPLDVVASWCLGAVLLAGVWLVLRHTPAGRRTPPGVSRSTRRSSSGTPSSSNGPS from the coding sequence ATGCCGGTCTCCGCCCTGCCACGTGCCCTGTCCGCCCTCGTCGGGCTTCCCGTGCTCCTCTTCGCGCTGATCACCTGGCAGGTCCTCGTCGACGGTCCGCTGGTCGGGGTGGACGAGCGGGTGAGCAGGGGACTCGTCCACCCCGACCGGTTCTCCGAGCTGCTGGCCGACCTCGGCAACGTGCCGGTGGCCGTGCCCGTCCTCGTCGTGGCGCTGGCGTACGCGGCGTGGCACGGGCGTGCCAGAGGTGCGGACCGCTGGTGGCTGCCGCCCCTCGCGGGGGCGGTGGCGATGATGCTGGTGCCCGCGCTGGTCGCGCCGTTGAAGGAGTGGACCGACCGTCCCGGCACCCCGGCGGTGCCCCCGGCCGTCGGCTACTACCCCTCCGGTCACACCGCCACGGCGGTCGTCGCGTACGGCGCGGCGACGCTGCTGCTGCTCGGGACGCTGCGCTCGCCCGCCGTACGCCGGGCGCTGGTCGCGCTGTGCGCCGTGCTGGTGCTGGGCACCTCCTACGGGCTGGTGCGGCGGGGCTACCACTGGCCGCTGGACGTGGTGGCCAGTTGGTGTCTGGGGGCGGTGCTGCTGGCCGGGGTGTGGCTGGTGTTGCGCCACACCCCGGCCGGCCGGCGGACCCCGCCGGGGGTCAGCCGAAGTACGCGTCGAAGTTCTTCTGGAACTCCCAGTTCGAGTAACGGTCCCAGTTGA
- the gabT gene encoding 4-aminobutyrate--2-oxoglutarate transaminase has protein sequence MTALPQERRVVTAIPGPKSQELQARRTAVVAQGVGSTLPVFVARAGGGVIEDVDGNRLIDFGSGIAVTSVGASAEAVVRRASAQLADFTHTCFMVTPYEGYVAVAEALAELTPGDHAKKSALFNSGAEAVENAVKIARAYTGRQAVVVFDHGYHGRTNLTMALTAKNMPYKHGFGPFAPEVYRVPVAYGYRWPTGAENAGPEAAAQAIDQITKQVGAQNVAAIIIEPVLGEGGFIEPAKGFLPAISRFAEDNGIVFVADEIQSGFCRTGQWFACEDEGIVPDLITTAKGIAGGLPLSAVTGRAEIMDAAHSGGLGGTYGGNPVACAGALGAIETMKELDLNARAKNIEAVMKSRLSAMAEKFDVIGDVRGRGAMIAIELVEDRATKEPNPEATAALAKACHAEGLLVLTCGTYGNVLRFLPPLVIGDDLLNEGLDIIEQAFAGI, from the coding sequence ATGACCGCACTTCCGCAGGAGCGCCGCGTCGTCACCGCCATCCCCGGCCCGAAGTCGCAGGAGCTTCAGGCCCGCCGTACGGCCGTGGTGGCGCAGGGTGTGGGCTCCACGCTGCCCGTCTTCGTCGCGCGCGCCGGCGGCGGTGTCATCGAGGACGTCGACGGCAACCGCCTGATCGACTTCGGTTCGGGCATCGCGGTGACCTCCGTCGGCGCCTCCGCCGAGGCCGTCGTACGCAGGGCGTCGGCGCAGCTCGCCGACTTCACCCACACCTGCTTCATGGTCACGCCGTACGAGGGCTACGTCGCCGTCGCCGAGGCGCTGGCGGAGCTGACGCCGGGCGACCACGCGAAGAAGTCGGCGCTGTTCAACAGCGGCGCGGAGGCCGTCGAGAACGCCGTCAAGATCGCCCGTGCGTACACGGGGCGGCAGGCCGTGGTCGTCTTCGACCACGGGTACCACGGCCGGACCAACCTGACGATGGCGCTGACCGCCAAGAACATGCCGTACAAGCACGGCTTCGGCCCGTTCGCGCCCGAGGTGTACCGCGTGCCGGTCGCCTACGGCTACCGCTGGCCGACCGGTGCGGAGAACGCCGGTCCGGAGGCCGCCGCCCAGGCGATCGACCAGATCACCAAGCAGGTCGGCGCCCAGAACGTGGCCGCGATCATCATCGAGCCGGTGCTCGGCGAGGGCGGCTTCATCGAGCCGGCCAAGGGCTTCCTGCCCGCGATCAGCCGGTTCGCCGAGGACAACGGCATCGTCTTCGTCGCGGACGAGATCCAGTCCGGCTTCTGCCGCACCGGCCAGTGGTTCGCCTGCGAGGACGAGGGCATCGTCCCGGACCTGATCACGACGGCCAAGGGCATCGCGGGCGGCCTGCCGCTGTCCGCCGTCACCGGCCGCGCCGAGATCATGGACGCCGCCCACTCCGGCGGCCTCGGCGGCACCTACGGCGGCAACCCGGTGGCGTGCGCGGGCGCGCTCGGGGCCATCGAGACGATGAAGGAGCTGGACCTCAACGCCCGGGCGAAGAACATCGAGGCGGTCATGAAGTCCCGCCTGTCCGCCATGGCGGAGAAGTTCGACGTCATCGGCGACGTCCGGGGCCGCGGCGCGATGATCGCGATCGAGCTGGTCGAGGACCGCGCCACCAAGGAGCCGAACCCGGAGGCGACCGCCGCGCTCGCCAAGGCGTGCCACGCCGAGGGCCTGCTGGTCCTGACCTGTGGCACCTACGGCAACGTGCTGCGCTTCCTGCCGCCGCTGGTGATCGGGGACGACCTGCTGAACGAGGGCCTCGACATCATCGAGCAGGCCTTCGCCGGCATCTGA
- a CDS encoding type IV secretory system conjugative DNA transfer family protein encodes MDGDETRDARGTRRAVPRPASGPPPMPPVPPAPPGHPHVPQSSPVATWLDVPRADAEVGIWRFGHVPPRVPRKRKLAPASRLGALIPLGIGIVLWSLWLNNTFPYKGSLLALVTPGDWWYSPTLSPQTWQGWVARAVYDEIFFVVLLIAAGYLGSWPTLIRFWLGNRSQPQRAAITAAGAAVALVLVFPVLDSDPVPVYTTIIYLIALFADGWAAAGAPVTVFLVDTSITLAVLWVAARWGDWRPLVRHWRTARQAGPRPDGAPAAVAPPSRWPLLRVAGQTQAADLLSADVLTGRMTDVDCARVGRAWDLLHTQGRLVSFTETVVRHGGAAWTHPSGARDLPRRTTEHDLLVGQVRVGRCGSDERTPPAYRNAGVALDPATLGTSLLAVGPPGSGRTERLTVPVVESLTLGALTGACAVVAVGTVGSSLGPDDAFDVVIRPGDPASVHDLHLYAEATDPDAAAAVLAEGLAGDLETFGAGRAATALAQLIGPYRAAHGRFPAVPVLRELLEGRPQTLAELLEALPPDATAMRRELEPWLRRTGTAAECGPPLADRLALLDRPVFRGFFGTGPQAAEDGAEQTHAARPFSLSAVGHHPLRVRIDLPGQGHEEAAQLLARLVLAQFLAVARANGDRSHFVCLVLDDASGTLTPGTVRAVQRLRAHHAGVVLGLRTLGDVPQTLHGPLLSAVGCRAACSGVSTWDGRALAEAWGTEWVETTEVAKHTVFADQPMTRFIHAVRKLVTGRAVTTDAVTVRQVERERWSASELAHAVPAGHAVLSLTSVKGEYAPPLLVDLHA; translated from the coding sequence ATGGACGGCGACGAGACGCGGGACGCACGGGGCACGCGGCGAGCGGTACCGCGTCCAGCAAGCGGTCCACCTCCGATGCCGCCCGTGCCACCCGCGCCGCCCGGGCATCCGCATGTCCCGCAGTCCTCCCCGGTGGCCACGTGGCTCGACGTGCCGCGGGCGGACGCCGAGGTCGGCATCTGGCGGTTCGGACACGTCCCCCCGCGGGTGCCCCGGAAGCGGAAGCTTGCCCCGGCGTCCCGCCTCGGTGCCCTCATCCCCCTGGGTATCGGCATCGTCCTGTGGTCCCTGTGGCTCAACAACACGTTCCCCTACAAGGGCAGCCTGCTGGCCCTTGTCACCCCCGGGGACTGGTGGTACTCCCCCACCCTCTCGCCTCAGACGTGGCAGGGCTGGGTCGCCCGGGCGGTGTACGACGAGATCTTCTTCGTCGTCCTCCTGATCGCGGCGGGCTACCTGGGCAGCTGGCCGACCCTGATCCGTTTCTGGCTCGGCAACCGGTCTCAGCCGCAACGAGCGGCCATCACAGCTGCGGGGGCGGCGGTCGCCCTGGTGCTGGTCTTCCCCGTTCTCGACAGCGATCCGGTGCCCGTCTACACCACGATCATCTACCTCATCGCTCTCTTCGCGGACGGCTGGGCGGCCGCGGGCGCACCGGTGACCGTGTTCCTGGTCGACACCTCCATCACACTCGCGGTCCTGTGGGTGGCCGCCCGCTGGGGCGACTGGCGGCCGCTGGTGCGGCACTGGCGCACCGCCCGGCAGGCGGGGCCCCGGCCCGACGGTGCCCCTGCCGCCGTAGCGCCCCCGTCGAGATGGCCTCTCCTGCGGGTGGCCGGGCAGACGCAGGCGGCCGACCTGCTGTCGGCCGACGTGCTTACCGGACGGATGACCGACGTGGACTGTGCCCGCGTCGGGCGCGCCTGGGACCTCCTCCATACCCAGGGACGCCTCGTCTCGTTCACCGAGACCGTGGTGCGCCATGGTGGTGCCGCATGGACCCACCCCTCGGGCGCGCGTGACCTGCCGCGGCGGACGACGGAACACGATCTGCTCGTCGGGCAGGTCCGTGTCGGCCGCTGCGGAAGCGACGAGCGGACGCCCCCCGCCTACCGGAACGCCGGCGTGGCGCTCGACCCGGCGACGCTCGGCACTTCCCTGCTCGCCGTCGGGCCACCCGGCTCGGGCAGGACGGAACGGCTGACCGTTCCCGTGGTGGAATCCCTCACCCTCGGGGCACTCACCGGCGCCTGCGCCGTGGTCGCCGTCGGTACGGTGGGTTCCTCGCTGGGCCCCGACGATGCGTTCGACGTGGTGATCCGGCCTGGTGACCCGGCTTCCGTGCACGACCTGCACCTGTACGCCGAAGCCACCGACCCCGACGCGGCCGCCGCGGTCCTGGCCGAGGGCCTGGCCGGTGACCTCGAAACGTTTGGCGCCGGCCGGGCGGCCACGGCACTGGCTCAGCTGATCGGCCCCTACCGGGCCGCGCACGGCCGCTTCCCCGCCGTTCCGGTGTTGCGTGAACTCCTCGAAGGGCGCCCGCAGACCCTGGCCGAACTGTTGGAGGCGCTGCCGCCGGACGCCACCGCGATGCGACGGGAGCTGGAGCCGTGGCTGCGGCGGACCGGCACCGCGGCCGAGTGCGGCCCGCCGCTCGCCGACCGGCTCGCGCTGCTGGACCGCCCGGTGTTCAGGGGCTTCTTCGGCACGGGTCCCCAGGCCGCAGAAGACGGGGCAGAGCAGACCCACGCGGCGCGCCCGTTCTCCCTGAGCGCCGTCGGCCACCATCCGCTGAGGGTCCGCATCGATCTGCCCGGGCAGGGGCACGAAGAGGCGGCCCAGCTCCTGGCCCGGCTCGTACTGGCCCAGTTCCTTGCCGTGGCCCGCGCCAACGGGGACCGGTCGCACTTCGTCTGCCTCGTCCTCGACGATGCCTCCGGCACCCTGACTCCGGGCACCGTCCGGGCCGTTCAGCGGCTGCGTGCGCACCACGCCGGTGTCGTGCTCGGGCTGCGCACGCTGGGCGACGTTCCGCAGACGCTGCACGGGCCGTTGCTGAGCGCCGTGGGCTGCAGGGCGGCCTGTTCCGGCGTCTCCACCTGGGACGGGCGGGCGCTCGCGGAGGCGTGGGGCACCGAGTGGGTGGAGACCACGGAGGTCGCCAAGCACACGGTCTTCGCCGACCAGCCGATGACGCGCTTCATCCACGCGGTGCGCAAGCTGGTGACGGGCAGGGCGGTCACCACGGACGCCGTGACCGTCCGGCAGGTCGAGCGGGAACGCTGGTCGGCCTCCGAGCTGGCGCACGCCGTGCCGGCCGGGCACGCCGTGCTGTCGTTGACCAGCGTCAAGGGGGAGTACGCGCCGCCGCTGCTGGTGGATCTGCACGCGTGA
- a CDS encoding PucR family transcriptional regulator — protein sequence MPPTLASLVHHSALKLTVRAGQDRLDVPVRWAHVSELADPVPYMEGGELLLITALKLDAEDPEVMRRYVKRLVGAGVVGLGFAVGVNYEDVPEALVAAARQEGLPLLEVPRRTPFLAISKAVSAAIAADQYRAVTAGFAAQRELTRRTLTDGPEGLLAALAVQVDGWAALYDASGAVVATAPEWAGRRAARLTADVQRLRERPAPASSVVGGAGNSEHPENADRVELHSLGTSRRPRSALAVGTAAALGTAERYAVHSAIALLTLTTERSRSLHEAGLRIDAAVLRMLLAGEPDHARTVAGDLYGGLLDAPFRIIVAESAPARARASTGAQSAHSAHSAHSAHSAHSAHSAHSAHSAQAAGDALGVLTEIVESAAARSGEAVLAVPEGERLVVLATDGGAAVAACVEYTSALEAARPTPEPRTAGDEESLVVGLSAPSGPIAASAAYKQAEQALSVARRRGRVCVEHEHLAAGSVLPLLADDAVRAFADGLLRALRDHDATGRGDLVASLRAWLSRHGQWDAAAADLGVHRHTLRYRMRRVEEILGRSLDDPDVRMELWLALKATAPE from the coding sequence ATGCCTCCCACGCTCGCCTCGCTCGTCCACCACTCGGCGCTCAAGCTGACCGTGCGCGCGGGCCAGGACCGCCTCGACGTCCCGGTGCGCTGGGCGCACGTCAGCGAACTCGCCGACCCCGTGCCCTACATGGAGGGCGGGGAGCTGCTGCTGATCACCGCCCTCAAGCTCGACGCCGAGGACCCCGAGGTGATGCGCCGGTACGTGAAGCGGCTGGTGGGCGCCGGGGTGGTGGGTCTGGGCTTCGCCGTCGGGGTCAACTACGAGGACGTCCCCGAGGCGCTGGTCGCAGCGGCCCGGCAGGAGGGACTGCCGCTCCTGGAGGTGCCGCGCCGCACGCCGTTCCTCGCCATCAGCAAGGCCGTCTCCGCCGCGATCGCCGCCGACCAGTACCGCGCGGTCACCGCGGGCTTCGCCGCCCAGCGCGAACTGACCCGGCGGACCCTGACCGACGGCCCCGAGGGCCTGCTGGCCGCCCTCGCCGTGCAGGTCGACGGCTGGGCGGCGCTGTACGACGCCTCGGGCGCCGTCGTCGCCACCGCACCGGAGTGGGCGGGCCGCAGGGCCGCCCGGCTCACCGCGGACGTGCAGCGGCTGCGCGAGCGCCCCGCGCCCGCCTCGTCGGTGGTCGGCGGAGCCGGGAACTCCGAGCACCCCGAGAACGCCGACCGGGTCGAGCTGCACTCCCTGGGCACCTCCCGCAGGCCCCGCTCCGCGCTCGCCGTCGGCACCGCCGCCGCCCTCGGCACCGCCGAGCGGTACGCCGTCCACTCCGCCATCGCCCTGCTCACCCTCACCACGGAACGCTCCCGCTCCCTGCACGAGGCCGGGCTGCGCATCGACGCGGCCGTGCTGCGCATGCTGCTGGCCGGCGAACCCGACCACGCGCGCACGGTCGCCGGGGACCTGTACGGCGGCCTGCTGGACGCGCCGTTCCGGATCATCGTCGCCGAGTCGGCACCGGCCAGGGCCAGGGCCTCCACCGGCGCGCAGTCCGCGCACTCCGCGCACTCCGCGCACTCCGCGCACTCCGCGCACTCCGCGCACTCCGCGCACTCCGCGCACTCCGCGCAGGCGGCGGGCGACGCGCTCGGCGTCCTCACCGAGATCGTGGAGTCCGCGGCGGCCCGGTCGGGCGAGGCGGTGCTGGCCGTCCCCGAGGGCGAACGCCTGGTGGTGCTGGCCACCGACGGGGGCGCGGCCGTCGCCGCCTGCGTCGAGTACACCTCGGCGCTGGAGGCCGCCCGCCCCACGCCCGAGCCCCGCACGGCAGGCGACGAGGAGAGCCTGGTCGTCGGCCTCTCGGCGCCCTCCGGACCCATCGCCGCCTCCGCCGCCTACAAACAGGCCGAACAGGCCCTGTCGGTGGCCCGTCGGCGCGGCCGTGTCTGCGTGGAGCACGAGCACCTGGCGGCCGGCTCCGTCCTGCCCCTCCTCGCCGACGACGCCGTGCGCGCCTTCGCCGACGGCCTCCTGAGGGCGCTGCGCGACCACGACGCCACCGGCCGCGGAGACCTGGTGGCCTCCCTGCGCGCCTGGCTCTCCCGCCACGGCCAGTGGGACGCGGCCGCCGCCGACCTGGGCGTCCACCGCCACACCCTGCGCTACCGGATGCGCCGCGTGGAGGAGATCCTCGGCCGCTCCCTGGACGATCCGGACGTACGCATGGAGCTGTGGCTCGCCCTGAAGGCGACGGCACCCGAGTAG
- a CDS encoding aldehyde dehydrogenase family protein, with protein sequence MTSTHAFWLAGRQATGESDFDVTSPWDGTTVGTVSLPTDAQVEEAVAAAYAVRDEFAATPAHVRAAALDHVGRRLAERTEEIARLISAENGKPVKWARGEVGRAVSVFRFAAEEARRFNGGEAQRLDTDAGGQGRLALTRRFPKGVVLGIAPFNFPLNLCAHKIAPAIAAGAPLILKPAPATPLSGLILGELLAETDLPAGSWSILPVPNDRMPALVQDERLPVISFTGSETVGYAIMDSVPRKHCTLELGGNGAAVVLADWASDEDLDRAAARIATFSNYQGGQSCISVQRVIADAAVYDRLLPRVVAAVEAQVTGDPHDDATDVGPLVSEAAAERVEAWVREAVDAGAKLLTGGKRDGASYAPTVLTDLPADTTLAREEVFGPVLSVRRVDGEAEAFAAVNDSKYGLQAGVFTHDLQAAFRAHRALEVGGVVIGDVPSYRADQMPYGGAKQSGVGREGVRFAMDDYTYERVLVLTGLAL encoded by the coding sequence ATGACTTCCACCCACGCCTTCTGGCTCGCCGGCCGCCAGGCCACCGGCGAGTCCGACTTCGACGTCACGTCCCCCTGGGACGGCACCACCGTCGGCACGGTGAGCCTGCCCACCGACGCCCAGGTCGAGGAGGCCGTGGCGGCCGCGTACGCCGTACGGGACGAGTTCGCCGCCACCCCCGCCCACGTAAGGGCAGCCGCCCTCGACCACGTCGGCCGCCGGCTGGCGGAGCGCACCGAGGAGATCGCCCGTCTGATCTCCGCCGAGAACGGCAAGCCCGTCAAGTGGGCCCGCGGCGAGGTCGGCCGCGCGGTGTCCGTCTTCCGCTTCGCCGCCGAGGAGGCCCGCCGCTTCAACGGCGGCGAGGCCCAGCGCCTGGACACCGACGCAGGCGGCCAGGGCCGCCTCGCCCTCACCCGCCGCTTCCCCAAGGGCGTCGTCCTCGGCATCGCGCCCTTCAACTTCCCCCTCAACCTGTGCGCCCACAAGATCGCCCCCGCGATCGCCGCCGGCGCTCCCCTGATCCTCAAGCCGGCCCCCGCCACCCCCCTCTCCGGCCTGATCCTGGGCGAACTGCTCGCCGAGACCGACCTGCCCGCCGGCTCCTGGAGCATCCTCCCGGTCCCCAACGACCGCATGCCCGCCCTCGTCCAGGACGAGCGGCTGCCGGTCATCTCCTTCACCGGCTCCGAGACCGTCGGCTACGCGATCATGGACTCGGTCCCGCGCAAGCACTGCACGCTGGAACTGGGCGGCAACGGCGCGGCCGTCGTCCTCGCCGACTGGGCGAGCGACGAGGACCTGGACCGGGCCGCGGCGCGCATCGCGACCTTCTCCAACTACCAGGGCGGCCAGTCCTGCATCTCCGTGCAGCGCGTGATCGCCGACGCCGCCGTGTACGACCGCCTGCTGCCCCGTGTCGTCGCCGCCGTCGAGGCCCAGGTCACCGGCGACCCCCACGACGACGCCACGGACGTCGGCCCGCTGGTCAGCGAGGCCGCCGCCGAGCGCGTCGAGGCGTGGGTGCGGGAGGCCGTCGACGCGGGCGCGAAGCTCCTCACCGGCGGCAAGCGCGACGGCGCCTCCTACGCCCCGACCGTCCTCACCGACCTGCCCGCCGACACCACCCTCGCCCGCGAGGAGGTCTTCGGCCCGGTGCTCAGCGTGCGGCGGGTCGACGGCGAGGCCGAGGCGTTCGCCGCCGTCAACGACTCCAAGTACGGCCTCCAGGCAGGCGTGTTCACCCACGACCTCCAGGCCGCCTTCCGCGCCCACCGCGCCCTGGAGGTCGGCGGCGTGGTCATCGGCGACGTCCCCTCCTACCGCGCCGACCAGATGCCGTACGGCGGTGCCAAGCAGTCCGGCGTCGGCCGTGAGGGCGTGCGGTTCGCGATGGACGACTACACCTACGAGCGGGTGCTGGTCCTCACGGGTCTCGCGCTCTGA